GTATAAGGATGTCCTGAAAACTCTCTGAAAAGCCTTTAAGTAATCCACAATGCTGCAGAGTACTGACAggaactagaaagagagagcatattgtTGTCTTGGATTCAGGAGGCAGACATTGTCTCTACTTTTaggattaggcttaaaactttcccttTTGATAAAGCGTATAGTTAGGGCTGTACAGGTGACCCCAAATCCTCTCTTACTCATGCTGCAATACGTCTTGGCTGCTGGggaattcccatgatgcattgagtctTTCTTTTCAGTCATCTTTCTCAATCACTGTGCTTATACACCTTTGCATTCggttattagttattacagtggaaccccgacttacgaataCCCCATTTAACGAAAAATTCAAGTTTCGAAAGCACTTAACAGCAATATTTCTGCCCATGTTACGGCAAAATGCCCACGTAACCAAATCcgctggctctgattggctgagcccaGAATGCCTACAATGCCCACAATGCCTTCCgaatcatgtgacaaccccCTTGGCTTTCGTACTTGCGCTTCGCTGTTCCGCTTGAACGACGTATTGTTGTTGCAGTTAGCAATTAGCCTGTAGCCTATCGTTCACTCAAAAGGCGCGATGGGTGCTTCGACTTACGAAAATTTTCGACTTACAAAAGACCCTTGGGAACGAATTAatttcgtaagtcggggttccactgtattaatctctggctctcttccacggcatgtcttttgtcccgtctccctcccctcacacCACCTATTCAAGGCAGATTGCTGCTCCTCCATAAGCCTTGTTCtgctgtatttttctttctgttaaaagggagttttcccttcccacagtcgccaaagtgcttgctcgtgtgggggtcatatgattgtcagggtttttgtctgctttctttatattattatagggtctttaccttacaaagcactttgaggcaactattgttgtgatttcgcactgtataaataaaattgaattaaactgaactgaGAACTATTTTCAGTAGTGACGGAGACTTTTTTTCTTGTATTCTCAGTTACTCTTGTGAGTTTTAGTTTCCCTATTGACAGtggtgaattaaaaaaaaaacagtttaatgaGTCACAGGTATGAAACTGTTAAAAATGTCCTGACTTTTAGCCACCTCAGAGCCTCCTTAGACTGATTATATAAAGAGTTTATTGCATTCACTTCTCTGGAAGTAGATCAGCAATACAAAATATCTTTTATGTGCAAGACTTACGTATGAGTGATTAGAGTGAGTCTAAAATGAGTGAAATGTGGCATTATTTTCAACAGATACAAACGACAGCTGAAGGCGCAAGGAAGGCAGGCATGTCTCAACATAAACCAGTTGCACGGGAAATCCTTATGAATAAGTGAAGGTAGAAagtttaaatgacaaagaattGTAACAGCAGGATTTCCACTGTGGGAGGACAGACATAAAaatgtttggggggtttttttagcCAATACTTGGGAAGACATTCTCACCCAGCTGTGAGTGTATATAAGGAGGTTCAGAGATGATGAACCTCACAGTCCTGCACACTCAGGCAGCTCAAGAAGGAGACGCACAGCAGCAGAGATCCTTCATATCTGAGAAGAAAAAATCAGTTGAAGACTGAGCCTTCAGTAGATCCTCCACTCACTAATTGAAAAGCTTTAAGATGAAGACAAGTGTTGCCATCCAGTGCATCGTTCTCCTGGCCTGCATGGCCCTTTGCACTTCACTAGGTAAGTGTGTTTTATTGGATTATGGAAAACTTTGTGCGGCTTGAAAAGAGCTAAATTCTGACAACAAATCAATctaaatgtatttatgtttaaGGAAAATATGAAACTGCAGCAGTGTAAGATTAATTATAACTTTCTACCTTTTCCAGTTATTCCAAGGTGCCGGTGTTTGAAGATCAGTAAGTCCATAAGGGGGGCTCTCATCGCTCAACTCAAGGTGGATGAGCCTCGTCCACATTGCAATAAGAAAGAAGTCATGTAAGTACCCATAGTGACATGAGAGCTCAGTCATTAATAAGCATTGTTTATAAAGTGGTCTTAAGTCAAAGTTTTCTTTACATGTTATAGTGTCACACTGAAGGATGGGCGTGAACAGTGTCTCGATCCTGAGTCTAAATTCACCAAAACGCTGCTGGAAAAACTGTAAGTCATacagatgtttttgtttatttcattcacTGTTATTCAACTAAATGTGAGTTAAATGTTAGAGAGGAAGTCAGTGAATTTCAAACAGGAACATCAACTCACTTTGGAGCATCAGTGTGAGACTCTGCACATCAGTAATTAAAAATACTGATGGTTTTACAGCAGTGgttaccagtgttggtcaagttacttgaaaaaagtaatcagtaactaattactgattacttccccccaaaagtaatcccattactttactgattactcattttcaaaagtaattaattacttagttacttagttactttttaaaaacacgatttacaacctgaataggtgataaagcgatagatctttcagcccaattctactttttctgcatactccatcatacaaaatatccgcgagtttctctgtgaatttcacattacgtcgtagcgcactcggtgcttgcttggaagtttaggggtttaaaaagaagttttcttcccacggagtgaacagtggacactaatgtttttgtcaatttttatggaatcaaactcaaagtaaggtcagtacttccacgctttaaacgctgcatgctcatactctctcccacaCTCCATATATTATCCAtcgttgatctgcagacagctgttgtcacgaacgtcacacccgcttacgtcactgtcatgagacattcttgcaaaaaatcacggttttagtaacgcagtaacgcagtgttcctacgtgaaagtaacggtaatctaattactgtttttgcaatagtaatcccttacattactcgttacttgaaaaaaacaatcagattacagtaacgcgttactgcccatctctggtggtTACATGCTCAGGGTGAATACTGCTTCTGTATCACAGGATAACTATAAGCGATGAACAATTAACACACTGCAGGGAGTGAATTTCTTTGGGGGGGGTTTCAAAGCAAGatcatgtttttttattcaaggcaaaaaaaaaagttatttcagTGTGTTGGATTTAATGTTTCAAAAGTCATGATTCTTTTTCCAACCcacagtctcatctctctaATATGTTGTTTTCACAGGAATCAGATGAAAAAAACAGTCGTCAACCCCCAAAGAACCACAGCATCAACCACAGTGCCAGAATCATCATGATCCAGTTTACGTGTTTAGTGCTGGTACAACATGTGTGGATCAAGAAGAAGGAGGAGCACAGATTGGGTTCTCATAGCAAAATATGAATGCAAAGTAGACAGTGACGGCTACAATGGACAGCAAGATGTAAATGGATTTAATATCAgatgtaaaatatttattacCCAAATTCTCAATCAGAACTGAGTTTTTTCTGGAGACAATCAGGGACGTTGCAAAGCTCATCCTTGAGCCTATCTTCAGATTGAATTTTTGATTAATAagaatatattttataaaatgtatgtttttggggggttttttgctcTTATTCAGTGCACATGCAAATGTCACTACA
The sequence above is a segment of the Oreochromis aureus strain Israel breed Guangdong linkage group 3, ZZ_aureus, whole genome shotgun sequence genome. Coding sequences within it:
- the LOC120433206 gene encoding growth-regulated alpha protein-like gives rise to the protein MKTSVAIQCIVLLACMALCTSLVIPRCRCLKISKSIRGALIAQLKVDEPRPHCNKKEVIVTLKDGREQCLDPESKFTKTLLEKLNQMKKTVVNPQRTTASTTVPESS